A genomic region of Rhipicephalus sanguineus isolate Rsan-2018 chromosome 3, BIME_Rsan_1.4, whole genome shotgun sequence contains the following coding sequences:
- the LOC119388263 gene encoding alpha/beta hydrolase domain-containing protein 17B encodes MVGAQGQRWEGDELSSLRTLIIVVRGPGGWHASIVPTRRGPMPREMNGLSLSELCCLFCCPPFPARIAAKLAFLPPEPTYSLVPDETGTKYTLSLSERAEWQYSQRELEAIEVFYTRTSRGNRLACMFVRCSAAARFTVLFSHGNAIDLGQMSSFYLGLGSRINCNIFSYDYSGYGVSTGKPSEKNLYADIDAAWQALRTRYGISPENIILYGQSIGTVPTVDLASRYEVGAVILHSPLMSGMRVAFPNTKRTWFFDAFPSIDKISKVSSPVLVIHGTEDEVIDFSHGLAMYERCPRAVEPLWVEGAGHNDVELYGQYLERLKQFVSVELLN; translated from the coding sequence ATGGTGGGAGCGCAGGGACAGCGGTGGGAGGGCGACGAGCTGTCATCTTTGCGTACCCTTATTATTGTGGTTCGAGGGCCTGGTGGCTGGCATGCGAGCATAGTCCCTACGCGCCGAGGCCCCATGCCGCGCGAAATGAACGGCCTATCACTAAGCGAGCTGTGCTGCCTGTTCTGCTGCCCGCCCTTCCCAGCGCGGATCGCGGCCAAGCTGGCGTTCCTGCCTCCGGAGCCGACGTACTCGCTGGTGCCCGACGAGACCGGCACCAAGTACACGCTGAGCCTCAGCGAGCGCGCCGAGTGGCAGTACTCGCAGCGGGAGCTCGAGGCGATCGAGGTGTTCTACACGCGCACGTCGAGAGGCAACCGGCTGGCCTGCATGTTCGTGCGCTGCTCGGCCGCAGCCCGCTTCACGGTGCTCTTCAGCCACGGCAATGCCATCGACCTGGGACAGATGAGCAGCTTCTACCTGGGCCTCGGCTCGCGCATAAACTGCAACATATTCAGCTACGACTATTCAGGCTACGGCGTGAGCACGGGCAAGCCGTCGGAGAAAAACCTGTACGCCGACATCGACGCAGCCTGGCAGGCACTGCGAACCCGCTACGGCATCAGCCCCGAGAACATCATCCTGTACGGCCAGAGCATCGGCACGGTGCCCACCGTGGACCTGGCTTCGCGCTACGAGGTGGGCGCCGTCATCCTCCACTCCCCGCTGATGTCCGGCATGCGCGTCGCTTTCCCGAACACCAAGCGGACGTGGTTCTTCGACGCCTTCCCCAGCATCGATAAGATCTCCAAGGTCTCGTCGCCTGTGCTTGTTATACACGGCACCGAGGATGAAGTGATCGACTTCTCGCACGGGCTCGCCATGTACGAGCGCTGTCCGCGCGCCGTTGAGCCGCTCTGGGTCGAAGGTGCGGGCCACAACGACGTCGAGCTGTACGGCCAGTACCTCGAGCGCCTCAAGCAGTTCGTCTCGGTCGAACTGCTCAACTGA